A genomic stretch from Lathyrus oleraceus cultivar Zhongwan6 chromosome 2, CAAS_Psat_ZW6_1.0, whole genome shotgun sequence includes:
- the LOC127117612 gene encoding cytochrome P450 71D10 has product MDLPNIFSSFTLMASFLFLFLLFKIVTRWTTSKTSNPKLPPGPWRLPFIGNIHQIISSPMPHHSFKHLAQKYGPLMYLKLGEVPYVIVTSQEMAKEVMQTQDLNFCDRPNLMLSTIFSYNKTDIIFPIYEEHWRQLRKICVIELLSVKRVQSFGSIREEEVSDLVKSISSNEGLVVNLTHQIFSMTYGIVARAAFGKKSKHQQVFISLSNEMINMLGGIYVADLYPSIKILQSMSRAKTKFEKLHSEIDIILQDIINDHRSIHKEAGKDEDLVDALIKIQQENDQSQHQLTDDNMKSIIQDMFAAGTETSSVLLLWGMSELVKNPKVMEKVQGEVRKVFDKKGSVDESELHQLVYLKCVIKETLRLHPIVPLLVPRECRERCQINGYEIPAKTRVMVNAWAIGRDPKYWVEAESFKPERFLNNPIDFKGTDFEYIPFGAGRRMCPGIAFASPNVELPLAKLLYHFDWKLPNEMKNEEIDMTETFGLTVGRKHDLCLIPTTRRL; this is encoded by the exons ATGGACCTTCCCAACATTTTTTCTAGCTTTACCTTAATGGCATCCTTTCTCTTCCTCTTCCTACTATTCAAAATAGTTACAAGATGGACTACTTCTAAAACCTCTAACCCCAAATTACCACCTGGACCATGGAGACTACCCTTCATAGGGAACATACATCAGATTATCAGCAGCCCAATGCCTCATCATTCCTTCAAACATTTGGCACAAAAATATGGACCTTTGATGTACCTAAAACTTGGTGAGGTACCATACGTAATAGTTACTTCACAAGAAATGGCCAAAGAGGTAATGCAAACACAAGACCTCAACTTTTGTGATAGGCCAAACCTTATGTTGTCCACAATATTTAGTTACAATAAAACTGATATTATATTCCCTATATATGAAGAGCACTGGAGACAACTACGGAAGATATGCGTTATAGAGCTATTGAGTGTAAAGCGTGTCCAGTCATTTGGATCCATAAGAGAAGAAGAGGTGTCAGATCTTGTTAAATCAATTTCTTCAAATGAAGGACTGGTTGTTAATCTCACTCATCAGATCTTTTCAATGACATATGGAATAGTTGCGCGTGCAGCATTTGGGAAAAAGAGCAAACACCAACAAGTATTCATATCATTAAGTAATGAAATGATAAATATGCTAGGAGGAATTTATGTTGCTGATTTGTATCCTTCTATTAAAATTCTTCAAAGTATGAGTAGGGCGAAGACAAAATTCGAAAAACTTCATAGCGAGATTGATATTATATTGCAAGACATCATCAACGATCACCGAAGCATTCACAAGGAAGCTGGCAAAGATGAAGATCTAGTTGATGCCCTTATCAAGATTCAACAGGAAAATGATCAATCGCAACATCAACTAACTGACGACAATATGAAATCAATCATCCAG GACATGTTTGCTGCTGGTACCGAAACATCGTCAGTGCTTTTGTTATGGGGGATGTCTGAGTTAGTAAAGAATCCAAAAGTAATGGAAAAAGTACAAGGTGAAGTAAGAAAAGTGTTTGATAAGAAAGGGAGTGTAGATGAATCAGAGTTGCACCAGTTGGTATACTTAAAGTGTGTCATCAAAGAAACACTAAGGTTGCATCCTATTGTACCATTGTTAGTTCCACGAGAATGTAGAGAGAGATGCCAAATCAATGGCTATGAGATCCCAGCTAAGACAAGGGTGATGGTAAATGCTTGGGCTATTGGAAGAGATCCAAAGTATTGGGTTGAAGCTGAGAGTTTCAAACCTGAGAGATTTCTTAATAACCCAATTGATTTCAAAGGCACAGACTTTGAATACATACCATTTGGTGCCGGAAGGAGGATGTGTCCAGGAATAGCATTTGCCTCACCTAACGTTGAGCTACCGCTTGCTAAATTACTTTACCACTTTGATTGGAAGCTTCCcaatgaaatgaaaaatgaagaaaTTG